A genomic region of Bernardetia sp. ABR2-2B contains the following coding sequences:
- a CDS encoding TonB-dependent receptor: MNPSILKAILKNQSKILEKSVFVFYITILFFISLSSSAQNKSEIIIEGQVLDSLKNPVKNASVGILEEGKAVQTDSLGNFRLESSSTFSKEFLGKEVTLAAQHPEFRTFRQKIVLKSYQKYSIRLSEFEELKAVEITAKLNNDDRETSKIILDPKGLENTPTGTGEFSQILVTLGLGIVSNSELSSAYSVRGGNYEENLIYVNGIEIYRPFLVRSGQQEGLSFVNLDLVKKVEFSAGGWQAKWGDKLSSVLNVDYKNPTSFAGSASVGLLGGNAHIEGANKSKRFSYLAGIRHKDLSYLLGTLETDGEYQPRFSDFQSLLGYKLGKLDKDGNFKNQDKNTTLSLLMAYSQNRYRVFPTGRETTFGTFDEQVRFFVDYTGEELMNYTTYQTALRLTQKFSQNFSMDFTLSGVDTREREFVDTEGAYRLCDVNNDITSDNFNKCTLVRGAASEYFYARNSLDAQIYSFKNRSSLRLGNRTMVEFGGEIKSENINDELYEYKVLDSAGFADINYFVDTETTLNSIRTQGYAQISHFFGTDTAEWHNVTFGVRVHNWSLNGQTFISPRLQYKYQPDWKADIQFGLAAGIYQQSPFYRELRNFSGQINESLLAQRSLHIIGSMDWDFKFSKRPFKLIVESYYKQIANLIPYDVDNMRLRYYATNAARGYAWGIDSRISGEFIRGTESWFSLSYLQTKENTDFDERDFIRRPSDQRVTATIFFEDHFPNNPTFRVNLRLLFGSGVPFGAPNNQNYRSFFNNPAYRRVDIGFSKSLVFDENKRIKSIWLGLEVLNILGVENIISHQWISDYVNDVQLAVPNGLSQRFLNVRGVVKF; this comes from the coding sequence ATGAACCCTTCTATTTTGAAAGCTATCTTGAAAAATCAATCTAAAATCTTAGAAAAAAGTGTTTTTGTATTCTATATTACAATTTTATTCTTTATTTCCTTATCCTCTTCTGCTCAAAATAAATCAGAGATAATAATTGAAGGACAAGTTTTGGATTCGCTCAAAAATCCAGTCAAAAATGCTTCTGTTGGAATTTTGGAAGAAGGAAAAGCTGTTCAGACAGACTCATTAGGAAACTTTAGATTAGAATCTTCTTCTACTTTCTCAAAAGAATTTTTAGGAAAAGAAGTTACACTTGCAGCCCAACATCCAGAGTTTAGAACATTCAGACAGAAAATAGTTTTAAAATCCTATCAAAAATATAGCATTCGTCTTTCAGAGTTTGAAGAATTAAAGGCTGTCGAAATTACAGCAAAATTGAATAATGATGATAGAGAAACCAGTAAAATAATCCTTGACCCAAAAGGACTAGAAAATACACCCACAGGAACAGGCGAGTTTTCACAGATTTTGGTTACACTTGGTTTGGGAATTGTCAGTAATAGTGAACTTTCATCTGCTTATTCGGTGCGTGGAGGAAATTATGAGGAAAATTTGATTTATGTAAATGGAATAGAAATTTACCGTCCTTTTTTGGTGCGTTCGGGTCAGCAGGAAGGACTTAGTTTTGTCAATCTTGACTTAGTAAAAAAAGTAGAGTTTTCGGCAGGTGGTTGGCAAGCAAAATGGGGCGACAAACTTTCTTCTGTCTTGAATGTAGATTATAAAAACCCTACTTCCTTTGCAGGTTCGGCTTCGGTAGGTCTTTTGGGAGGAAATGCACACATAGAAGGAGCAAACAAATCAAAACGCTTTTCTTATTTGGCAGGAATACGTCATAAAGATTTGAGTTATTTGTTGGGAACACTAGAAACTGACGGCGAATATCAACCTCGTTTTTCTGATTTTCAGTCGCTTTTAGGTTATAAATTAGGAAAATTAGATAAAGACGGAAATTTCAAAAATCAAGATAAAAACACTACCCTTAGTCTTCTGATGGCATATTCTCAAAACCGTTATCGTGTTTTCCCTACTGGAAGAGAAACTACTTTTGGGACATTTGATGAGCAGGTTCGTTTTTTTGTAGATTATACAGGCGAGGAGCTAATGAATTATACAACCTATCAAACGGCATTGAGATTAACTCAAAAATTCTCTCAAAACTTTTCAATGGACTTTACGCTTTCAGGTGTGGATACTAGAGAAAGGGAATTTGTAGATACAGAAGGTGCATACCGTTTGTGTGATGTAAACAATGATATTACTTCTGACAATTTTAATAAATGTACATTGGTTCGTGGGGCAGCTTCAGAGTATTTTTATGCTCGTAATTCGCTTGATGCACAGATTTATTCCTTCAAAAATCGTTCTTCGCTTCGCTTAGGAAATCGAACAATGGTGGAGTTTGGAGGAGAAATAAAAAGTGAAAATATAAATGACGAACTCTATGAATATAAAGTCTTGGATTCGGCAGGTTTTGCAGATATAAATTACTTTGTAGATACAGAAACCACTCTTAATTCAATCCGAACACAGGGTTATGCTCAAATTTCGCATTTTTTTGGAACAGATACAGCCGAGTGGCACAATGTTACTTTCGGAGTGCGTGTTCATAATTGGTCATTGAATGGACAGACTTTTATCAGTCCACGCCTTCAATACAAATATCAACCAGACTGGAAAGCAGATATTCAGTTTGGACTGGCAGCAGGAATTTATCAACAATCGCCATTTTATAGAGAACTACGAAATTTTTCAGGACAGATAAATGAATCTCTTTTAGCACAGCGTTCTTTGCATATTATTGGAAGTATGGATTGGGATTTTAAATTCTCAAAACGCCCTTTTAAATTGATTGTAGAGAGTTATTACAAACAAATTGCAAATCTTATTCCGTATGATGTAGATAATATGCGACTGCGTTATTATGCCACCAATGCAGCTAGAGGTTATGCGTGGGGAATTGATTCTCGTATTAGTGGCGAGTTTATTAGAGGAACAGAATCTTGGTTTAGTTTATCTTATTTACAGACTAAAGAAAATACAGATTTTGATGAGCGTGATTTTATTCGTCGTCCGTCTGACCAGCGAGTAACGGCTACCATATTTTTTGAAGACCATTTTCCAAACAATCCTACTTTTAGAGTGAATCTACGTCTTTTGTTTGGTTCTGGAGTTCCTTTTGGTGCGCCAAATAATCAAAATTACCGTTCATTTTTCAATAATCCTGCGTATCGTCGTGTAGATATTGGCTTTTCTAAATCTTTGGTTTTTGATGAAAATAAACGCATAAAATCGATTTGGTTAGGCTTGGAAGTTCTGAATATTTTGGGAGTAGAAAATATCATTTCTCATCAATGGATAAGTGATTATGTAAATGATGTTCAACTTGCCGTTCCAAACGGACTTTCTCAGCGTTTTTTAAATGTTCGTGGGGTTGTGAAGTTTTAA
- a CDS encoding beta-ketoacyl-ACP synthase III yields MNSTPSTNKIQAAITGVFGYVPDYVLTNKELETMVDTNDEWIKSRTGIEERRILKGEGIGTSYMATEAVKGLLEKTNTKAEEIDFLICATTTPDMVFPATGNIVAHGAGLNCLSYDVMAACSGFLYSLVTASQFIETGKYKKIIVVGADKMSSIIDYEDRQTCILFGDGAGAVLLEADTEGNGIVDSILRSDGAGATELYMKAGGSRYPATKETVENKEHYVIQHGAVVFKHAVKNMADTSAELAEKNGLDGNSIDFLVPHQANLRIIDATAKRLGLDSEKVLVNIEKYGNTTSATIPLCIRDFEDKFKKGDNLVLAAFGGGFTWGAVYLKWAY; encoded by the coding sequence ATGAATTCTACTCCTTCTACAAATAAAATACAAGCTGCCATTACAGGTGTTTTTGGCTATGTCCCTGATTATGTTCTTACAAACAAGGAACTCGAAACGATGGTTGATACAAATGATGAATGGATAAAATCACGTACAGGAATAGAAGAAAGACGAATATTAAAAGGCGAAGGAATTGGAACTTCTTATATGGCAACTGAAGCTGTAAAAGGACTTTTAGAGAAAACAAATACAAAAGCTGAAGAAATTGATTTTTTAATTTGTGCTACCACAACGCCTGATATGGTATTTCCAGCAACAGGGAATATTGTAGCACACGGGGCAGGTCTAAACTGTTTGAGTTATGATGTAATGGCAGCTTGTTCTGGTTTTTTATACAGTCTTGTTACGGCAAGTCAGTTTATAGAAACAGGAAAATATAAAAAAATTATTGTTGTTGGAGCAGATAAAATGTCTTCTATTATAGATTATGAAGATCGCCAAACGTGTATTCTTTTTGGAGATGGTGCAGGTGCTGTGCTTTTAGAAGCAGATACAGAAGGAAATGGCATTGTAGATTCTATTTTGAGAAGTGATGGAGCAGGAGCAACAGAGCTTTATATGAAAGCAGGAGGTAGCCGTTATCCAGCAACTAAAGAAACAGTAGAGAATAAAGAGCATTATGTAATCCAACATGGCGCAGTAGTTTTCAAACATGCTGTAAAAAATATGGCAGATACATCAGCTGAACTAGCCGAAAAAAATGGTCTTGATGGTAATAGTATTGATTTTCTTGTTCCTCATCAAGCTAATTTGAGAATCATAGATGCAACTGCAAAACGACTTGGTTTAGATTCTGAAAAAGTGTTAGTGAATATCGAAAAATATGGAAATACTACCTCTGCAACAATTCCACTATGTATAAGAGATTTCGAAGATAAATTCAAGAAAGGAGATAATCTAGTCTTGGCTGCCTTTGGTGGTGGTTTTACATGGGGCGCAGTATATTTGAAATGGGCGTATTAA